The following is a genomic window from Clostridium fungisolvens.
TTTTTTAAGGATTTAGCAATTTGATTTGCAATCTTTGCAACTTGACTTTTATCCTTTGATTTTACTGTAATAGTTAAAAATTCAGTATCACCTTTTGGTGCAACAGAAATCATCTTAATTAGCTGATCTGCATTCATATCTAAATTTAACTCATTTATTACATCATTAGCAACAGTTTTAGTCTGAACAAAGATACTATAGGTTTTAACCATCTTTTGATACATCATCACATCGTTATAGTTTTCCTTTGTAGCAGAGTCACTCTTTTGATTTTGTCCAATCAGTACAGATATATCAGCTTTATAAACTGGTTTTATTACAAAGTAGCTCACTACTGCACTTATCAAGGTACAACTTAAGGTTATTAAAATAACTAATAATAATCTTTTTCTCACAATGTTAAAGTATTCTTTTAATTCCATTAATTATCCCCCTATTATTTTATTTAGCTGTTTAACAATTTCATCATTTGGCTCAAGCTTGTTAGCTATATCTAAGTGGATCTTTGCATCATCCATTTTTCCAATATTGTAATAGCACATTACTAGATTAGTACATATCTCAACATCTTTAGTTGCTTCAAAAGCTTTTCTAAAATACATTATTGCATTTTCAAAATCTCCGATAGCAGCATAATTTATTCCCAATTCATTTACAGTCTCTACAATAGAGCTGTCTATTTCTAAACTCTCATTTAAATAATATATTGCTTTTTCATAGTTATCAAGCTTTCTATATGATAAACCAATATAATAATATATGAGTGGATTATCTTCAAATTTGTCTAATAAAGGCAGAAGTTTCTTTATGGCTTCTAAAGGATTAACATCAATCTCTTCTTTTCCTTTCTCATATGCAACTATATCAGAAACCTCTAAGAAAAGTTGTTCGATCTCAGTTGATCTTTCTCCACCAAGTCTTATATATTCGTTAAGAGACATTAAGACCTTTGAATATTCTCCTTCATCTTTAAGCGTCAGCGCCTCATACATATATGGTAAAGCGCTCTTAGGATAAACCTTTTTGTAATTTTCTATATCTTCGAGATGTAAATTTTTAAAATCTCTATTATTTTCTCTTATTGTACTTCCTACTACTAATAGCTTTTCAAAGATTTCCTCTTCCCCGTACGACCTACATAGTCCTCTTAAAAGCACATAACTATCATTATAATTTCCTTGTTTAACTTTTGATGCAACTATTCCTTTAATAGCTTCTTTTGAATTGCTTATTGAATCCAAGATACTTTTATAATCTTCATTATAGGAAAACTTCTCATCTGCACCTATAGCATAAAACATTCCTTCAATAAATTCATATAATGGTATATCTTTAAGTTCTTGATTTTGTTTTACTTTTTCCGCTAAAAATTCCATACTTACCGGAATAAATAACTCTTTATTTTTTAACTTTACTTGTTTATCACTTATCTTTTTTAAAAAAGCCTCAACATTTCTTATTTCTAAAAATAATAATTTAGATAGCTTATCCTTAAAAAGTGAATTATAGTCCAATACATTCACCCCATTGTTTAATT
Proteins encoded in this region:
- a CDS encoding YveK family protein is translated as MELKEYFNIVRKRLLLVILITLSCTLISAVVSYFVIKPVYKADISVLIGQNQKSDSATKENYNDVMMYQKMVKTYSIFVQTKTVANDVINELNLDMNADQLIKMISVAPKGDTEFLTITVKSKDKSQVAKIANQIAKSLKKESIEIYNQDNIKLVDDAVEPTSPDSPRPLLNIAVALFVGLMLSIGIVFLIEYLDNTVKDEEELTRLLGVPVIGVIPTIEE
- a CDS encoding tetratricopeptide repeat protein, producing MDYNSLFKDKLSKLLFLEIRNVEAFLKKISDKQVKLKNKELFIPVSMEFLAEKVKQNQELKDIPLYEFIEGMFYAIGADEKFSYNEDYKSILDSISNSKEAIKGIVASKVKQGNYNDSYVLLRGLCRSYGEEEIFEKLLVVGSTIRENNRDFKNLHLEDIENYKKVYPKSALPYMYEALTLKDEGEYSKVLMSLNEYIRLGGERSTEIEQLFLEVSDIVAYEKGKEEIDVNPLEAIKKLLPLLDKFEDNPLIYYYIGLSYRKLDNYEKAIYYLNESLEIDSSIVETVNELGINYAAIGDFENAIMYFRKAFEATKDVEICTNLVMCYYNIGKMDDAKIHLDIANKLEPNDEIVKQLNKIIGG